TACAGAGGTTTAGTTCTGTTCGATTTACGTGTTTTTAGGAAGTTTTGTGCCTTCCGGGTCTTAAGCCCCACATTTGAGCTTATtacttattcatatatatatatatatatatatatatatatatatatatatatatatatatatatatatatatatatatatatatatatatatatatatatttatatgtgtgtgtgtgtgtgtgtataccttaCAAAATCTTAAATGTTCCTACAcctattattttattgctttctcCCACATTAATCTATATTCAATAAACCATGTGATAACTTGATAACCTGAAATATCAAAAGTATTCAGAACCCTATGTTATGAAACTTGAAATTGAGGCACACGCCATTTCCAACATCTTTGAGATTTAtctaaactttatttggagtaaaaATGTGATCTGTATTGTTCAGGTCAGGGGTGCACGGTTTAGATTTCAAActtattaaacacatctgatccagctaatcaagtgATTGAAGCTTATTTGAGATCTGCATGGTATGTGTGCTGGAACTAAAGGTTGACACCTGTGGTTTAAGTTATGGGAAGGCTTCTGTTTTCATATCACATGTGACTTTTATTGTAAACGACTGCTTCTTGGTTTTGTAGTGGTGTGTGGTGTTGAGACAGAAGTTGTGGAGGCGGTGTCTGTGATTttgggagattctgtcactctacagTCAGAAGTGACCCAAATACAGCGCAATGATGTGTTTGAGTGGAGGTTTAGTGGACATCGCATTGCTATAATCAATAGTGACCGCAATAACAAAGTACAGGCTGAAGTTACTGAGAAAATCAGAGACAACCTGCAGCTGGACCATCAGACCGGAGATCTCAAGATCAGAAACATCAGAACCGCAGACTGTGGACTCTATGAACTTGATATCAACAGCGCCAGAGGGTCATCAAAGAAGTCCTTCAGTATCAGTGGTGAGTGTGTCAGATGTTCAGGTGCAGTTTCAGACTCGAGGTGAATGTGTTTGCTGACCGTCAGAAACATCTCTGTTCATTAGGTGTGGCGTCGGATGACACGAAGGTTGTGTTGGTGATGGAGAGAGACTCTGTCATTCTACCCTCGGGTCTATCTGAAATACAGAGAGAAGATCAGATTACCTGGAAGTTTAAAGACACACTCatagctaaaataaatgaaaccgcTGGAATCTTCTCTAcatatgatgatgttcttgatgggagattcagataCAGACtgcatctgaccaatcagactggatcgctcatcgtaACTAACGTCAAACCCAACATCTCTGGACTTTATGAAATCAACATCAGCAAGAGCAGCAGCAGATACACCATGCACAAGACGTTCAATGTGACTTCCAAGGGTGAGTCGCTTCATAGTGAAATGcattaacatacttgtttatccgAAAAACAATGCTACAATCAGTTGTTCTCTTTTGAAAACTCCGGGCATTAATGTccgtctctgttttggtttgtgaaatcCGCCCTCTGCCAGTTTATCCAATTGTATTTTGGCACCCCtggttgccagttggtggaaaacacagcgtatttcatttaattcatcgTCAAGTGCGCTCGTTCTTGTTagtaggcctgtcacgataacaaatttagctggacgataaattgtccaagaaattatcgcgATAAACGATAATGttgtcgttctaagaccagtttcaactaatataatgataatggcataataatgca
This DNA window, taken from Carassius auratus strain Wakin chromosome 22, ASM336829v1, whole genome shotgun sequence, encodes the following:
- the LOC113039316 gene encoding uncharacterized protein LOC113039316, with amino-acid sequence MQNLGLIFVLLLFVNVVCGVETEVVEAVSVILGDSVTLQSEVTQIQRNDVFEWRFSGHRIAIINSDRNNKVQAEVTEKIRDNLQLDHQTGDLKIRNIRTADCGLYELDINSARGSSKKSFSISGVASDDTKVVLVMERDSVILPSGLSEIQREDQITWKFKDTLIAKINETAGIFSTYDDVLDGRFRYRLHLTNQTGSLIVTNVKPNISGLYEINISKSSSRYTMHKTFNVTSKEGESRQSATEGNSVTLLSGVPEIHSDDVIVWRSEHGDSIIAKIDRGKVLTTLDGADGRYSGTLELDSKTGSLTIRHIRTEHAGLYHLDITGQRRTIFKRFFISVCSQNWFRYVMVVIVVAVLLLVVIGAIAVIRCRQTQNGKYYKKLMY